The Methylotenera sp. G11 genome includes a window with the following:
- a CDS encoding DUF1097 domain-containing protein: MSKLTALALSIAVLGGVWAFLALGPLAGSVLVWAGFIAWGSYFHTGGDGAALQKTIAGMIYGAVVAGVALALVVANPVGLGAAIAAPVYVAVTVFFLVIVAGINLLSVVPANVYGYAATAGYALSTNTANLTMMPNLTNPVLLVALSVVIGALFGAASGKLAGMLGK, from the coding sequence ATGTCGAAATTAACTGCATTGGCTTTGAGTATTGCTGTTTTGGGTGGAGTCTGGGCATTTCTGGCTCTGGGACCTCTTGCTGGCTCGGTGTTGGTCTGGGCCGGGTTTATCGCATGGGGTAGCTATTTCCATACCGGGGGTGATGGTGCTGCACTGCAAAAAACGATTGCTGGCATGATTTACGGTGCCGTGGTTGCGGGCGTGGCTTTGGCGCTGGTTGTGGCTAACCCGGTAGGTCTGGGCGCTGCGATCGCGGCTCCGGTGTATGTAGCTGTGACCGTGTTCTTCCTGGTGATTGTGGCAGGCATCAACCTGCTGTCCGTAGTGCCGGCTAATGTGTATGGTTATGCTGCTACAGCAGGTTATGCCTTGAGCACCAACACGGCTAACCTGACCATGATGCCGAACCTGACCAATCCGGTGCTGCTGGTGGCGTTGTCTGTAGTGATCGGTGCTTTGTTCGGCGCCGCATCAGGCAAGCTGGCCGGAATGTTAGGCAAGTAA
- the queA gene encoding tRNA preQ1(34) S-adenosylmethionine ribosyltransferase-isomerase QueA, whose product MKTQDFDFYLPSPLIAQHPTQERTASRMLCLDGSDGTLADKMFLDFPDACKPGDLLIFNDTRVIKARLFGHKESGGNVEVLIERVINAQTAYAHVRASRSPKIGSRMRLSDAFDVEVAARHDDLFELHFLSDVSVFDLLEQYGALPLPPYITHAATDDDEERYQTVFAKNLGAVAAPTAGLHFNEALLEQLQQKGVNIAYVTLHVGAGTFQPVRVDNIAEHKMHSELFSIPQSTVDSINETRRNGGKVTAIGTTALRALESAARHGELKAGDGDTDIFITPGYRFKVVDRLFTNFHLPKSTLLMLVSAFAGIGHIKKAYAHAVEQEYRFFSYGDAMLIEKQQR is encoded by the coding sequence TTATGCCTGGACGGATCTGATGGAACCCTTGCCGATAAAATGTTTCTGGACTTTCCGGATGCCTGCAAACCGGGGGATCTGCTGATATTTAACGATACGCGGGTCATCAAGGCACGCCTGTTCGGGCATAAAGAAAGCGGCGGCAATGTAGAGGTGCTGATCGAGCGCGTCATCAACGCACAAACTGCGTACGCCCATGTGCGCGCTTCACGCTCACCCAAGATCGGCAGCCGCATGCGCCTGAGCGATGCATTTGATGTGGAAGTGGCCGCACGCCACGACGACTTGTTCGAACTGCATTTCTTGAGTGATGTCTCGGTATTTGACCTGCTGGAGCAGTATGGCGCGTTGCCCCTGCCGCCGTACATCACCCATGCCGCTACGGATGATGACGAAGAACGCTACCAGACTGTTTTCGCCAAGAACCTGGGTGCAGTGGCCGCTCCGACTGCCGGACTGCATTTCAATGAGGCGTTGCTGGAACAACTGCAGCAAAAAGGCGTCAACATCGCTTATGTCACCCTGCACGTAGGCGCCGGCACATTCCAGCCGGTGCGGGTAGACAACATTGCAGAACATAAGATGCACAGTGAACTTTTCAGCATTCCCCAGTCTACTGTAGATAGCATCAATGAAACACGGCGCAATGGCGGCAAAGTAACGGCCATCGGCACAACTGCCTTGCGTGCCCTGGAAAGCGCAGCCCGGCATGGCGAATTGAAGGCTGGCGACGGTGATACGGATATTTTCATTACCCCAGGCTACAGATTCAAAGTGGTGGATCGTTTATTTACCAATTTTCATTTACCAAAAAGCACGCTGCTCATGCTAGTGTCTGCCTTTGCCGGCATAGGCCACATTAAAAAAGCCTATGCGCATGCGGTTGAACAGGAGTACCGGTTCTTTAGCTATGGCGATGCCATGCTGATAGAAAAGCAGCAGCGCTGA